In Macrobrachium nipponense isolate FS-2020 chromosome 25, ASM1510439v2, whole genome shotgun sequence, one genomic interval encodes:
- the LOC135199301 gene encoding uncharacterized protein LOC135199301 translates to MANLQVLIGQRKVIRRKVTEQFNRSDTYSALTQGERLAIKGLLVNYRNKLSELDDQILLKKFPDISDEAELEPELTSCQDYLDKIEHCLPLLEISRSKNDSNNIPDVARSLLKQPTAPLPKFTSKGGEDFLKFIAEFEATTNAFQYPDRDLLLLLKQQVDGRAKTLLSSLEADKQSYVDAKELLISAFASKEVCKNNAIRKITELSLREGDDPFTFISILRSVCEAVKTFNIGADEFVRYFAWHGLNGRFQRHLINITGKTHPSLNDIISHFFAACERYESDGKGVESVKCKASPVKTLTLPLRKERTTSMAAEAVTYDKDRSSPQCSLCSAVGNTDKFHFIHKCPNFLSPTDKVHILKSRNGCVKCGQFNHVSGKCRFKLKRRCSNCNSWHMTYLCDRSPSPGRNSNNINNGKSKVETSPQISSGVAVLPTCHGDSILPTFSFKVGGTVYRGLKDSGSQSTFVT, encoded by the coding sequence ATGGCTAACTTACAGGTACTGATCGGACAACGAAAAGTCATTCGGAGAAAAGTCACCGAACAATTCAATAGGTCTGACACCTATTCTGCCCTTACACAAGGAGAAAGGTTAGCTATTAAAGGTCTTCTTGTTAATTATAGAAACAAGTTGTCAGAGCTAGATGATCAAATCCTCTTGAAGAAATTTCCTGACATATCTGATGAAGCAGAGTTAGAGCCAGAATTAACAAGTTGCCAGGATTATCTAGACAAAATTGAGCATTGTCTACCATTACTTGAGATTTCAAGGAGTAAGAATGATTCTAATAATATTCCCGACGTGGCCCGCAGTTTACTGAAACAGCCAACAGCTCCTCTTCCTAAGTTTACTAGCAAAGGAGGAGAAGATTTCTTGAAGTTTATAGCAGAGTTTGAGGCTACAACTAATGCATTTCAGTATCCAGACAGAGATTTACTTTTATTGCTGAAGCAACAGGTAGACGGTCGAGCAAAGACTTTATTAAGTTCTCTGGAAGCTGATAAACAGAGTTATGTAGATGCCAAAGAACTATTGATTTCCGCCTTTGCTTCTAAGGAGGTTTGTAAAAACAATGCAATTAGGAAAATTACGGAGTTAAGTCTAAGAGAGGGTGATGATCCCTTCACATTTATTTCCATCCTCCGATCAGTATGCGAAGCAGTCAAGACTTTTAACATTGGAGCGGATGAATTTGTCAGATATTTTGCTTGGCACGGCTTAAATGGTCGCTTTCAGCGTCATCTTATTAATATTACAGGAAAGACTCATCCTTCCTTAAATGAcattatttcacatttctttgcagCTTGCGAAAGGTACGAAAGTGACGGGAAAGGTGTTGAAAGCGTGAAATGTAAAGCTTCACCTGTCAAGACATTAACACTCCCTCTTCGTAAAGAGAGAACTACCAGCATGGCTGCGGAAGCAGTAACCTATGATAAAGACAGGTCTTCGCCTCAATGTTCCTTGTGTTCTGCGGTTGGAAATACTGATAAATTTCACTTTATTCATAAGTGCCCTAATTTTCTTTCTCCTACAGATAAAGTGCATATTTTAAAATCTAGAAATGGATGTGTAAAATGCGGCCAATTTAATCATGTTTCCGGTAAGTGCCGTTTTAAATTAAAGAGACGCTGTTCAAATTGTAACAGCTGGCATATGACTTACCTGTGTGATAGGAGTCCGTCACCAGGCAGAAACTCTAACAATATTAATAACGGCAAATCCAAGGTGGAAACTTCTCCTCAAATAAGCAGCGGTGTTGCCGTCCTTCCTACTTGTCATGGTGATTCCATTTTACCCACCTTTTCATTTAAAGTTGGGGGGActgtttacagaggactgaaggaCAGTGGTTCGCAGAGCACTTTTGTCACTTAG